A window of Phragmites australis chromosome 2, lpPhrAust1.1, whole genome shotgun sequence genomic DNA:
AATGTTGACTACAAACTACGTGTGTTGCATGGCAATTCGAGATCATGAAGTATGTGCCTAGGAAATGAGTTGCCTGGCAAACGTTAGGAGATGGAGGCACTGCAAAGTTCAAAGATAATTATTCAGCTGCCTAAATGTGGGAAATGAATCTCGTTAGAAACAACAATAATACATGAAGCCGCCTCCTgtgctgcaaaaaaaaaaaaaaaaaggttgacCGATGCTGGTGGTTCCAATCTATTTCACATTTTCAGCTTCCCTGGAGCATGTCAAAAGACAGTTCAGAAAACTTGCATCAGGACAAGATGAGGTTCTTCCTGTCACTTGTATGGTGCAATGATCCTCCTCCGCCGTTTTGGAGTTTCCCTCTTCACATACATCTTCTCCATATCATTTAGTGGACGGCTAGATCCATCAGGTAAGCTGATGAACTTCCAGCCCCCTCCTGCACCGCGCTTTCCCTGTGGCCCCATCTTCTCGACCATGTAGCTCCATCCATCATCTGGTCGGCGCCTGCTGTACTTGTGGTACTTAACCTCCCCTGCCACCTGCGGTCCAATATATTATCTGTCTCAGTTTACCATATAAAATTTAGGCAGAAACTTATGGGCAATTAACAACATCAGTGATATAGCTTCAGCTGTAAAGTTTTGCGGCCTTTACATAGACAAATAAAAAGTTTATCGAGTATAAATTTAGCACACATCTGCACTTAAGTCCTAGGACAGATCAAACTGCTCAATGGAAACATAAGGCATGTCCAATAGATGATGGAGGCCAACTAAAGTCCTTACCTTCTTCTTGTTGAACTCCAAGCGTAGAACAAATTCTTCATACAACATCTGGTCTTCCTTCATTGAAATTTCATAGAGAACCTCATCAGGATCTCGTGTTGTGCCATCCCAGCCCTCAGGCATAACCTTGAAGTCAGGTTTATATGGAAGGGATGCTACATGAAATTCCCTATCATGAGAATTGAAAAACCTgcaagagaaaacaaaagaagattCAGATGTTACACATCATTGATCACTCAGCAAAAATAATACCATAAGGAAAAATACAGGAAACATCGATTGCATGCAGTTATCTCGACACAAGATTAAAATTTGAAACGATTCTGGGTTACAAAATACAGATTTTATATTCCAGAAACAGAATGATAGATTGACCCTGACTTCTCATGAAAGAAATAcagaaaaaattattgtaaacaGGAGACCTTGATGTCTATAAAGCACTAATGACCAAATATACATGTATATCACATGAAAAATGAAATGCTGCCTAAACCAATACCTAAATTAATAGTCCCTCAAGACAATTAGACATGTAATGTTTAGCACTTGAGCTAATCAGTAACAATGTACAGAGAGATTTAAGAAGACAAGATGAACTCATCAAAAAGATTTATGCCAAATATCTAACAGAATGCATCCTCATACCATCAACACAAAATTGTTGGAGCATTTCATTCATTTTGACTAAATATCTAATCATACATTCACAACATGGAGCTCCAAAGTACAATGCCCAATTAGAAACAGGCATGTGTTTCTGTTTCCTAAATCATATAGTTCTAACCTATTCCTAACGAGAGTGGTTCAGAGCACTAGGCAATTCCATTTGCCTCACGCAACAACTCAGTATCCTAACTCTCCTTGCATTCCTAACAGATAGATATCATTACCCAATACCCACATGAGTTGATCACTGTATGTTTCTAGCTCATTTAACACTTTCAGTTGTTCCTGAAGTTAAACAGGTCAAACCCATATCTAAATATATCAACAGAAAACCGAACCAAATGAACTCTTCCACGTACTCTGGGCAGCTGTCGAGCAGGATCTCGATGGAGTCGTCGAGCGGCTCGCCCCtcttccgctcctcctcctcctccatctccttgagCCACAGGATGGCGTGCACGCGCTGCAGCATGACGCGGAAGTCCTTGGCAAGCCGCTCCACGGTGTAGGTCGTGGGGTCCTCCTTGTGCAGCCGGTACATCTCCTGCTTCTCCGAGTCCTTGAGGTACGAGCCCCGGGCGCCCGGCTCACGCACCTGCTTCAGGAGCGCGCAGGTCTCCCGCATCCGGTCACCCCAGGAGTCCACGAACGCCTTCGAGTCGCGGTTGTCGCGCTCCAAGGCCCGGATCATGTCGTCCTCCTCGTCCATGGCGCGCACGGTCGCCAGCTCACGGGAGACGGGGGCAGAAGGGGAGGGGACCGGGCGGCCGACGTAGGGGGAGGACCCGTCGAAGTGGTCCTTGGTGAGGCCAGTGGACCAGGAGGAGCCCCAGTCgtccccgcctccgccgcctccgggGAAGGAGGAGGCTCCCCATTCGTCCCCGCCTCCGCTGCCTCccgggaaggaggaggaggagagcaggcggaggagggaggagatccgagaggcggcggcggccggcggcgcaggaaggCAGCCGTGGAGGAGGGTTTTGCGGAGGGCGAGCATTTTGGCGTTCCGCTGCTTTGAGTGGGCTGTTGCGCTTCCAC
This region includes:
- the LOC133908937 gene encoding protein GAMETE CELL DEFECTIVE 1, mitochondrial-like — encoded protein: MLALRKTLLHGCLPAPPAAAASRISSLLRLLSSSSFPGGSGGGDEWGASSFPGGGGGGDDWGSSWSTGLTKDHFDGSSPYVGRPVPSPSAPVSRELATVRAMDEEDDMIRALERDNRDSKAFVDSWGDRMRETCALLKQVREPGARGSYLKDSEKQEMYRLHKEDPTTYTVERLAKDFRVMLQRVHAILWLKEMEEEEERKRGEPLDDSIEILLDSCPEFFNSHDREFHVASLPYKPDFKVMPEGWDGTTRDPDEVLYEISMKEDQMLYEEFVLRLEFNKKKVAGEVKYHKYSRRRPDDGWSYMVEKMGPQGKRGAGGGWKFISLPDGSSRPLNDMEKMYVKRETPKRRRRIIAPYK